Part of the Arsenicicoccus sp. oral taxon 190 genome, TCCCGGCCCTGGGCGACGCCCTTCGTGGCCGACCCGGCGGCGCGGTCGATGGTCGTCGGCACCGTCGACCTCGACGAGACCCTCGACGCCGCCGCGGTCAGCCGCGTGCTGCGCGCCAACGGGATCGTCGACACCGAGCCCTACCGCAAGCTGGGGCGCAACCAGCTGCGCATCGCGATGTTCCCCTCGGTCGAGCCCGACGACGTCGAGATCCTCACGCGCGCCATCGACTTCGTGGTGGAGCGGCTGGCGGGCTAGCGGGTCAGCGGACCAGCGTGCCGTAGGCCGCGAGCGCGAGGCACACGACCAGCACCACGATCGTGGCGACGCGGCGGAATCGGGGGGTCATCGGGTCACCACCTCGGTCAGGTCGGGCTCGGGCTCCACGGACGGGTTGATCACGTCGATCAGGTGCCCACGCGAGCGGAATCGGAGACGTACGCCGTCCTCCACCATGATGTAGCCGACGGCGGCGGCGCACGCGATCGCCGTGGCGATGCTGCCGACGCCGATGGTCCAACGGGCCCCGAAGGTGTCGCCGACCCAGCCGATCAGCGGAGCCCCGAGCGGGGTGCCGCCCATGAAGATCGCCATGTAGAGCGCCATCACGCGCCCCCGCATCTCGGGCTCGACGGAGAGCTGCACCGAGGCGTTGGCCGTCGTCATCACGGTGAGGGCGGTGAGCCCGCACGGCACCAGGCACACCGCGAAGAGCCAGTAGTCGGGGGCCATCGCGGCCGCGGCGCTCGCCAGCGTGAAACCACCGAGCGCGCCCAGCAGGACCCGCAGCCGGGGCCGGGCCCGCCGGGCCGACAGCAGCGCCGCGGACAGGGAGCCGACCGCCATGATCGAGCCGAGGGCGCCATACTGCTCCGCGCCCCGGTGGAAGACCGTCGTGGCCATGAGGGCCATGGTGAGCTGGAAGTTCATGCCGAAGGTGCCGAGCATGAACACGATGAACATCAGCAGCTGGATGTCCGGGCGGCGCCGGACATAGGCGACCCCCTCGCGTATGGCGCCACCGCCCCGCCGCAGCGGCGCGGGGTGCAGCGCGCCCACCCGCAGCCGCAGGAGGCTGAGGATCACGGCCACGAAGGACAGGGCGTTGAGGGCGAACGCCGGCCCGGTCCCCCAGGCGGCGATGGCCAGCCCGGCGACGGCCGGACCGACGAGGCGGGCGGCGTTGAAGGACGCGGAGTTGAGGCCGACGGCGTTGCTGATCAGGTCAGGGCCGACGAGCTCGGAGGCGAAGGCCTGACGGGTCGGGTTGTCCAGCGCGGCGGCGCACCCCTGGGCGAGCGCCAGCAGGTAGACCATCCACAGCTGGGCCGAGCCGGTGACGACCAGCACCCAGGTGATCGCGGCGGTGATGCCGAGCGCGGCCTGGGTGGCCAGCAGGATGCTGCGCTTGGGGTAGCGGTCGGCGACGGCGCCGGCAACCGGGGCGAGCAGCACGACGGGCGCGAACTGCAGGCCCGTCACCACCCCGAGCGCGGAGGCCGAGTGGTCGGTCAGCTCGGTGAGGACCAGCCAGTCCTGGGCGACCCGGCCCATCCAGGTCCCGACGTTGGAGACCAGCCCACCGAGGAAGTAGGTGCGGTAGTTGGGGACACGCAGCGAGGCGAAGGTGGCGCTCATCGACCGGCGACCTCCAGCAGCAGCGGGGCCGCCTGCTCGAGGATCTGCCGCTGCTGCGGGGTGAGGCTCTCCAGCCGCTCGACCATCCAGGAGTCGCGGCGGGCGCGGATCGACCGGATCAGCTCCGACCCCTCCGAGGTGAGCGACACGAGCACCTGCCGGCCGTCGGTGGGGTGCGGGTCGCGCCGGACCAGGCCTGCCTCGACCAGGCACCCGACGGTGCGGGTCATGCTGGGGGCGCTGACGCGCTCGATCTCGGCGAGCTCACCGGGCGTGCGCGGCTCGTCGAGCCGGAAGAGCACGCTCGCCTGGTGGGGCGCCACCTCGTGCGTGCCCTCGAAGCGGACCCGGCGGCTGACGCGCTGGCAGGCGAGGCGGAGGTCGACGGCCAGGTGCGCGATGTCACCGGCGTCGGCGCTGGCGTGGGAGTCGGGCGTGTCAGGGGTCTGTGCGGCTGCGGTGCGGGGTGCTGTCATCGTGTCTTTAGCATAGTTCATTACTTTGGCTAACGACATGATGGCGACGGGCATTCCCGCCCCTGGCCGGTGCCGTGGTGAGGGTGGGAGTGGCCGGGCCCGAGGGCCCGTGCCGCTAGCCGGGGAAGCCGTCGAGGACGGCTGCGGTGCCCGACAGGCCGAGGCGCGACGCTCCGGCCTCGATCATCTCCCGCGCCGCCTCGGCGGTGCGGATGCCGCCGGAGGCCTTGACGCCGAGCCGGTCGCCGACGGTCTCGCGCATCAGCCGCACCGCGTGCGCGGACGCCCCGCCGCTGGGGTGGAAGCCGGTCGAGGTCTTCACGAAGTCGGCACCCGCCTCCTCAGCGGCCCGGCAGGCCGCGACGACCTGCTCGTCGGACAGGGCGGCGGACTCGATGATCACCTTGAGCAGCGCCCCGCGGGTCGCCTCGCGGACGGCGGCGATGTCGCGCTCGACCGCGTCGAAGTCACCGGCCACCGCAGCGCCCACGTCGATGACCATGTCGATCTCGGCGGCGCCGAGCCGCACCGACTCGGCGGCCTCGGCGGCCTTGACCGCGGAGGTGTGCTTGCCGCTCGGGAAGCCGCACACGACCGCCACCGGCAGCGACGTCTCCAGGGGCAGCATGGACGGCGAGACGCACACCGAGAACACCCCCAGCCGCTCGCCCTCGGCGACCAGGGACCGCACGTCCTCGGGCGTGGCCTCGGGCTTGAGCAGGGTGTGGTCCACCATCTGCGCGACCTGGGAGCGAGTCAGCTGCGTCATACGGCTCAGCCTAGTGGGCCGCCGAGGCACCCCACGCCGGTCACTGCACGCCGAGGGCGCTCTTGACCGGCGTGATGCAGAAGTAGAGGACGAACAGGGCCGAGACGATCCACAGCAGCGGGTGGACCTCGCGGGCCTTGCGACGAGCGACCTTGACCACGACGTAGGCGACGAACCCGGCGCCGATGCCCACCGAGATCGAGTAGGAGAAGGGCATCAGCACGATCGTCAGGAAGGCCGGGATGGCGATCTCCATGTCGTCCCAGTCGATCCCGGTGACCTGCTGCATCATCAGGAAGCCGACCACGATCAGCGCGGGCGTCGCGGCCTCGTAGGGCACCACGGCGACGAGCGGCGACAGGAAGGTCGCGAGCAGGAACATGACGCCGGTGACCACCGAGGCCAGCCCGGTGCGGGCGCCCTCGCCCACGCCGGCGGCCGACTCGATGTAGGACGTGTTGGAGCTCACCGACCCCATGCCGCCCGCGATGGCGGCGACCGAGTCGACGACCAGGATGCGCTGCGACCCGGGCGGGTTGCCCTCCTCGTCGAGCAGGCCGGCCTCGCCGCCGATGGCGACCATGGTGCCCATCGTGTCGAAGAAGTCCGCGAGCAGCAGGGTGAAGACGAGCAGAGCCGCCGACACGAACCCGATCTTGCTGAACGAGCCCAGCAGGTTGAAGTGGCCGAGCAGCCCGAAGTCGGGGACGGCGAAGGGGTTCGAGGGCAAGGTCGGGACGTTGAGGCCCCAGCCGGTGGGGTTGACGACCTTGCCACCGGGCCCGGTCTGGGAGCCGATGTGCAGCACCGCCTCCAGGACGATCGCGAGCACGGTGGCGCCGGCGATGCCGTAGAGGATCGCGCCCTTCACGTGGTTGACCATGAGCGCGATGATCAGGAAGAGCCCGACGACGAAGGTCAGCAGCGGCCAGCCGTTGAGGAAGCCGCCGATGCCCAGCTCGACCGGCGTCGGGCCGCTCGGCTTGCGCACGAAGCCGGCGTCGATGAGCCCGATCAGCGTGATGAAGAGCCCAATGCCGACCGAGATGGCCGTCTTGAGCTGGGCGGGGATGGCATGGAAGACCGCGCGACGGAAACCGGTCAGCACCAGCGCCAGGATGATGATGCCCTCGAGCACGATCAGCCCCATCGCGTCGGCCCAGGTCATCCGCGGCATCTGCGAGACGCCGTAGGCGAGGAAGGCGTTGAGACCCAGGCCCGTCGCCAGGGCGAGCGGGAAGTTGGCGACGACGCCCATGAGGATGGTCATGAGACCCGCCACCAGGGCGGTGCCGGCCGCGACGAGCACCCGCGCCTGGTTGGCGTCACCCCCGCCCAGGAAACCGCCGGTCGAGTCCGGGACGGTCCCGATGATGAGCGGGTTGAGCACGACGATGTAGGCCATCGTGAAGAACGTGACGATGCCGCCGCGCACCTCCTGACCGACGGTCGAGCCACGCTCGGTGATGCGGAAGAAGCGGTCGAGACCGGTGCGGGGGGCGGCGGGGCGTGCGGGGGCCTGCGTCATGGGAAAAAAGGATACCGGCGCGCCGACCCCCTCCCGCGCCACCGCTCACGGGCCGCCGCCCGATGCTGCCCGTGATGCGCAGGGTCTTGCGCGCCGGCCGCCGCCGGGACACAGTTACTCGCCAGTCACCTCCGAGAAGGAGCCACCGTGGAGCCCGAGGTCGCGTCGCCCCGCCGCTGGTCCGTGATCGCCGTCTACATGGCGGTCAACCTGGTCGTGCAGACCCTGTGGATCTCCTACGCGCCCATCAGCAGGTCCGCCGAGTCCTACTACGGCGTCTCGGGATTCGCCATCGGCGCGCTCGCGATGGTCTTCATGGCGGCGTTCCTGCCGTTGTCGATCCCCGCGTCGCTGCTGATCGACCGCCGCGGGCACCGCGTGGCCGTGGGCCTCGGCGGGGTCGTCGCCGGCCTCTGCGGGGTGGCCCGGGGGGCGGTGGGGCCGTCATACGGCTGGGCGCTCCTCGCCACGGTCGGCATCGCGTGCACCCAGCCGCTGCTGCTCAACTCCTGGACCACCGTCGCCGCGCGGTGGTTCCCGCGCCGTGAGCGCGCCACCGCCGTCGGGCTCGTCACCCTCGCCAACCTCGTCGGCACCGGCGTCGGCATGGTCCTGCCCCCGGCGCTCGTCGCCGCCCATGGGCCCGCCGTCATCGGGCCCATGCAGCTGTGGATCGGGATGGCGGCGCTCGTGGTCGGCATCGCCTACCCGCTGCTCGTGACCGACCGCCCGGCGCGCGGCGACGTCGACCTCGCCGAGCACGCGCTCCAGACGCACGGGATGCGACACGCGCTGTCGGTCGGGCCGTTCCGCCGCTACCTGACGGCGATCTTCATCGGGATGGGGATCTTCAACGGCGTGACCCAGTGGGTCGCGGACATCGTGGCGCCGCGCGGCTTCTCGGCGACCGACGCCGGCAACGTCGGCGCCGCCATGCTGCTCGGCGGCGTCCTCGGGTCGGTGTCCCTGGCCGCCTGGTCCGACCGGGTCGACCGGCGGGTGCCCTTCCTCGTCGCCGGGCTGGCTCTCGCTGCGCCCGCCACGCTCGGGATCGCCCTCGCCAGCAGCCTCGTCGGGCTGCTCGGGTCGGCCTTCCTGCTCGGCTTCTTCCTCGTCAGCCTCATGCCGATCGGCATGCAGTATGCCGTCGAGATCACCTGGCCCACCCCGGCGGGCACGTCCAACGGCCTGGTCCAGCTGTGCGGGCAGGCGGCCGTCGTCTACGTCGCGCTGCTCTACGTCGCGCGCACCCCGGGCGGGAGCTACTGGCCCGGCCTCGCGCTGTCGGCGGCGCTGCTGCTGGTCGGCGCGATGCGCTTCGCCCGCGCGCCGGAGTCGCACGAGCACCACGCCCGCGCCTCTACCCTGGAGGGGTGAGCGACCGCCGCCCCCGGATAGACCCGGCCAGCATCCGCGTGATGCGGGTGCGCACGGACCGGGTCGTGGCGCTGGGCCTCGGGCTGTGGCTCGTCGCGCTCGTGGTGGTCCTGCTCGTCCCGGCGCTGCACGGCGCCGGCCGCGAGTGGTGGCCCTGGGTGTGCGTGGCCGGGCTCGGGATCGGCGTGATCGGCTACGCCTACGTGCGCTCCGGCCGGGGGGCCGACAAGGGCGCCTGACTGAGGGTCAGGTCACCCGGTTGGTCCGCCCGCGTGCGCCGTGGCCGACCCCGCCCAGCCCGTATGCCGTCAGCCGACCGGCGTGCCCTCCGTCTCGGCGACCTGCTGGGCCGCGTCCTCCGACGAGGCCGGCAGCAGCTCCTCGGACGTGGCCGGGACGGCGGGCGGCCCGGCCGGGGCACCGGCGGCGCGTCGCGCGCCGCGTCGACCACGGCGGGCCGGGCGGATCTGCTCGGTGGTGTCGACGTCGGCGGTGTCGGAGTCCGAGGGGTGCGCCTGGGCGGCCGCCTCGGCGTCGTCGACCACCGCGGCCCGCTCGGCGGCCTCCTCGAGCTGCTGCTCGGGGGACACTGCCTCGACCGGCGTCTCGGCTGCGACAGGGGTCTCCGCTGCGGCCGGCGCCACCTCGAGGTCTACGGCCAGGTCGTCGACGACCGGCGGGTCGAGCCGACGCGGCTCGGGGCGCTCCAGGTCGACCTCGCTGTGAGCCCCGCAGCCGTGGTCCAGCGACACCACCCGGCCGTCGGACGGCGACCAGGCGTTGGCGCACACGCCGAAGCAGCGGCGCAGCGCCCCCGCCATCGGCAGAAAGTAGCCGCAGGTGGCGCAGCGCGCCGGGGCCTGCTTGGCGACCTCGGCCTCGGGTCCGTTGTCGCCGGAGTACCACCGCTGGGCGGCCTCCTCGCGGCCCTCGGGGGACAGCACGCGGGTCCGCCCGAGACCCAGCTCCCACTGGGCCACCTGGTCGACGTCCTCCTCCCCCGTCGCCTCGAAGCCGGGCTCGAGGTTGGGGTCGTCGGCGAGGTAGGGGTTGACGTCTCCGGGGCCGAGGTCGCCGGGGGCGATCCGGTCCTCGTAGGGCAGCCAGGGCGGCGCGACGATGCTGGTGGGGCCGGGCAGCAGGTGGGTCTCGGAGACCGTCACCTGCTTGGAGCGGGCGACGCGGGTGACCGTGATGGACCACAGCCAGTCCGGGTATCCCGGTGACAGGCAGGCGAACTGGTGCGTGGCCACCCGCTCGGCCTCCATCACGACGCCGAGGTGGTCACCGACCATCCCCGGCTCCGCGATCGACTCGGCCGCCGCGCGGGCGACCTCCACGGCGCCGGCGAGGGTGGAGTCGGGCTTGATGGTGGCCATGGGTCAGCTCCCGCCGAAGTTGTCGGCGATCGCCCGCAGCGCGGCGGCGAGCTTGCGGGAGCCGGACTGGTCGGGGTAGCGACCCTTGCGCAGCTGCGTGGAGACGCCGTCGAGCAGCTTGATGGTGTCCTCGACGATGACGACCATCTCGTCGGCCGGCTTGCGGGTGCGCTCGTGCAGGGCGCGCGCCACCGAGGGCGCCTGCTCCAGCACGGTGACCGAGAGCGCCTGCGCGCCGCGGCGGCCGTCCATGATCCCGAACTCCACGCGGGTGCCGCCCTTGAGGGTGGTCACCCCTGCCGGCAGGGCGTTGGCGTGGACGAAGACGTCGTTGCCGTCGTCGTCGGCCAGGAAGCCGAAGCCCTTGTCGGCGTCATACCACTTGACCTTGCCCGTTGGCACTGGTCCACCTCGTGTCGATCTCGGTCGTGCTGCTGTCAGGGCCGGGGCCCCGGGCGGGGTCGGCGAGGCGCGCGCGGTGCGCGCACGTCCGTCCAGGCTAACGGGTCAGGACGGGGTGATGCCCCACGAGGCGGACCAGGTCGCGCCGGGGGCGAGCCGAACCAGGCCCTCCCCGGTCGTGAGCGCCTCGGGTGCCGCGGTGAGGGGTTCGACGGCGAGCCCGCTGGTGCGGCGGTAGCCCTCGGGCAGGTCGTGACCGGTGTAGACCTGCGTCCATGGGTAGGCGTCGGCCTGCGCCCACAGGGTCGTGCTGCGCCCTCCGTGGCTGACCGTGATGCGCCAGCGGCCGTCCGGGTCGGCCGCCAGGTCGGTCAGGGCGACGTCGAGCTCGCGGTCGCCCACGGTCGTGGCGCGCAGGTCCTTCGGGGTGCCCTCGACCGGGCGGCTGCTCGCCGCGACGGTCGGCTCCGCCAGCAGCAGCCGGTCCGGATCCACCAGCACGTATGTCGCTGCGGGGCAACGGATCTCGAGGTCGTCCACGCGAACCTCGCCGACGGTCAGGTAGGGGTGGGCGCCCACCGCGAGCGGCGCGTCGGTGTCGCCGAGGTTGCGCACCGTGGGGGTCACGACGAGGCCGTCGTCGTCCAGGCGGTAGTCGAGGGTGACGTCCAGCGGCCAGTCCCACCCCTGCTGCGGGTGGAGCCGCACGGCGAGGGTGACCCGGTCCGGCTCGACCCGGCGGGCGGTCCAGGGCAGCCAGTGCACCAGCCCGTGGAGGGCGGTGCGGCGGGCCGGCTCGGTCAGCGCCAGCTGGTGCTCGCGCCCGTCCCAGGTGTAGCGGCCGTCGCGGACCCGGTTGACCCACGGCACGAGGACGGTGCCGCGGGCGTGAGGACAGACCTCGTCGGCCCCGAACCCGGCGACCACGGGGCGGTCGGCATACGTGTAGGTGCGCAGGGTGGCGCCCACCTCGGTGACCGTGACCCGGTGCTCGCCCCGGGTGATCGTCCACTGCTGA contains:
- a CDS encoding MFS transporter encodes the protein MSATFASLRVPNYRTYFLGGLVSNVGTWMGRVAQDWLVLTELTDHSASALGVVTGLQFAPVVLLAPVAGAVADRYPKRSILLATQAALGITAAITWVLVVTGSAQLWMVYLLALAQGCAAALDNPTRQAFASELVGPDLISNAVGLNSASFNAARLVGPAVAGLAIAAWGTGPAFALNALSFVAVILSLLRLRVGALHPAPLRRGGGAIREGVAYVRRRPDIQLLMFIVFMLGTFGMNFQLTMALMATTVFHRGAEQYGALGSIMAVGSLSAALLSARRARPRLRVLLGALGGFTLASAAAAMAPDYWLFAVCLVPCGLTALTVMTTANASVQLSVEPEMRGRVMALYMAIFMGGTPLGAPLIGWVGDTFGARWTIGVGSIATAIACAAAVGYIMVEDGVRLRFRSRGHLIDVINPSVEPEPDLTEVVTR
- a CDS encoding MarR family winged helix-turn-helix transcriptional regulator; translated protein: MTAPRTAAAQTPDTPDSHASADAGDIAHLAVDLRLACQRVSRRVRFEGTHEVAPHQASVLFRLDEPRTPGELAEIERVSAPSMTRTVGCLVEAGLVRRDPHPTDGRQVLVSLTSEGSELIRSIRARRDSWMVERLESLTPQQRQILEQAAPLLLEVAGR
- the deoC gene encoding deoxyribose-phosphate aldolase; its protein translation is MTQLTRSQVAQMVDHTLLKPEATPEDVRSLVAEGERLGVFSVCVSPSMLPLETSLPVAVVCGFPSGKHTSAVKAAEAAESVRLGAAEIDMVIDVGAAVAGDFDAVERDIAAVREATRGALLKVIIESAALSDEQVVAACRAAEEAGADFVKTSTGFHPSGGASAHAVRLMRETVGDRLGVKASGGIRTAEAAREMIEAGASRLGLSGTAAVLDGFPG
- a CDS encoding NCS2 family permease, which encodes MTQAPARPAAPRTGLDRFFRITERGSTVGQEVRGGIVTFFTMAYIVVLNPLIIGTVPDSTGGFLGGGDANQARVLVAAGTALVAGLMTILMGVVANFPLALATGLGLNAFLAYGVSQMPRMTWADAMGLIVLEGIIILALVLTGFRRAVFHAIPAQLKTAISVGIGLFITLIGLIDAGFVRKPSGPTPVELGIGGFLNGWPLLTFVVGLFLIIALMVNHVKGAILYGIAGATVLAIVLEAVLHIGSQTGPGGKVVNPTGWGLNVPTLPSNPFAVPDFGLLGHFNLLGSFSKIGFVSAALLVFTLLLADFFDTMGTMVAIGGEAGLLDEEGNPPGSQRILVVDSVAAIAGGMGSVSSNTSYIESAAGVGEGARTGLASVVTGVMFLLATFLSPLVAVVPYEAATPALIVVGFLMMQQVTGIDWDDMEIAIPAFLTIVLMPFSYSISVGIGAGFVAYVVVKVARRKAREVHPLLWIVSALFVLYFCITPVKSALGVQ
- a CDS encoding MFS transporter: MEPEVASPRRWSVIAVYMAVNLVVQTLWISYAPISRSAESYYGVSGFAIGALAMVFMAAFLPLSIPASLLIDRRGHRVAVGLGGVVAGLCGVARGAVGPSYGWALLATVGIACTQPLLLNSWTTVAARWFPRRERATAVGLVTLANLVGTGVGMVLPPALVAAHGPAVIGPMQLWIGMAALVVGIAYPLLVTDRPARGDVDLAEHALQTHGMRHALSVGPFRRYLTAIFIGMGIFNGVTQWVADIVAPRGFSATDAGNVGAAMLLGGVLGSVSLAAWSDRVDRRVPFLVAGLALAAPATLGIALASSLVGLLGSAFLLGFFLVSLMPIGMQYAVEITWPTPAGTSNGLVQLCGQAAVVYVALLYVARTPGGSYWPGLALSAALLLVGAMRFARAPESHEHHARASTLEG
- a CDS encoding DUF2530 domain-containing protein, whose translation is MSDRRPRIDPASIRVMRVRTDRVVALGLGLWLVALVVVLLVPALHGAGREWWPWVCVAGLGIGVIGYAYVRSGRGADKGA
- a CDS encoding DUF3027 domain-containing protein; the protein is MATIKPDSTLAGAVEVARAAAESIAEPGMVGDHLGVVMEAERVATHQFACLSPGYPDWLWSITVTRVARSKQVTVSETHLLPGPTSIVAPPWLPYEDRIAPGDLGPGDVNPYLADDPNLEPGFEATGEEDVDQVAQWELGLGRTRVLSPEGREEAAQRWYSGDNGPEAEVAKQAPARCATCGYFLPMAGALRRCFGVCANAWSPSDGRVVSLDHGCGAHSEVDLERPEPRRLDPPVVDDLAVDLEVAPAAAETPVAAETPVEAVSPEQQLEEAAERAAVVDDAEAAAQAHPSDSDTADVDTTEQIRPARRGRRGARRAAGAPAGPPAVPATSEELLPASSEDAAQQVAETEGTPVG
- a CDS encoding cold-shock protein, with translation MPTGKVKWYDADKGFGFLADDDGNDVFVHANALPAGVTTLKGGTRVEFGIMDGRRGAQALSVTVLEQAPSVARALHERTRKPADEMVVIVEDTIKLLDGVSTQLRKGRYPDQSGSRKLAAALRAIADNFGGS
- a CDS encoding aldose 1-epimerase family protein; the encoded protein is MEPSGQQWTITRGEHRVTVTEVGATLRTYTYADRPVVAGFGADEVCPHARGTVLVPWVNRVRDGRYTWDGREHQLALTEPARRTALHGLVHWLPWTARRVEPDRVTLAVRLHPQQGWDWPLDVTLDYRLDDDGLVVTPTVRNLGDTDAPLAVGAHPYLTVGEVRVDDLEIRCPAATYVLVDPDRLLLAEPTVAASSRPVEGTPKDLRATTVGDRELDVALTDLAADPDGRWRITVSHGGRSTTLWAQADAYPWTQVYTGHDLPEGYRRTSGLAVEPLTAAPEALTTGEGLVRLAPGATWSASWGITPS